The following coding sequences are from one Geodermatophilus normandii window:
- a CDS encoding AtpZ/AtpI family protein produces the protein MAEDDPTRGEPRPRPARPASQGSGAETGYAVIGTMISGMAVWGGAGWLLDRWLDTRVFLPVGILLGISVAIYLVVKRYGGLPPAPGAPDNGKTPGGRRSRPRTQKGQR, from the coding sequence ATGGCCGAGGACGACCCCACCCGTGGGGAGCCCCGGCCCCGACCTGCGCGACCAGCCTCTCAGGGCAGCGGTGCCGAGACCGGTTACGCCGTCATCGGCACGATGATCTCCGGGATGGCCGTGTGGGGCGGAGCCGGGTGGTTGCTCGACCGGTGGTTGGACACGCGGGTGTTCCTGCCGGTCGGGATCCTCCTGGGCATCTCGGTGGCGATCTACCTGGTCGTCAAACGGTACGGCGGTCTGCCCCCAGCACCGGGGGCACCGGACAACGGCAAGACCCCGGGCGGACGACGGAGCCGGCCCAGGACGCAGAAGGGACAACGGTGA
- the prfA gene encoding peptide chain release factor 1, translating to MTSSDTAPDRLSGLLEEHAALETELADPAVHTDTARARRLGRRYAQLAPVVETARALDAARDDLTAARELAAEDPSFAEEARGLETQIDELTDRLREQLLPKDPDDDKDVILEIKAGEGGAESALFAGDLLRMYLRYAERRGWATEVLDAVPAELGGYKDVAIAVKSRTDEGIWSRLKFEGGVHRVQRVPVTESQGRIHTSAVGVLVLPEAEDVDVTVDPNDLRIDVFRSSGPGGQSVNTTDSAVRITHLPTGIVVSSQNEKSQLQNRESALRVLRSRLLAAAREEAAATASDQRRSQVRTVDRSERVRTYNFPESRISDHRVGFKAHNLDQVLDGELDPVIDALTRAHTAELLAAGS from the coding sequence ATGACGAGCAGCGACACCGCGCCCGACCGGCTGAGCGGGCTGCTCGAGGAGCACGCCGCGCTCGAGACCGAGCTGGCCGACCCCGCGGTGCACACCGACACCGCCCGCGCCCGCCGGCTGGGCCGCCGCTACGCCCAGCTCGCGCCGGTCGTCGAGACCGCCCGCGCCCTCGACGCCGCCCGGGACGACCTCACGGCCGCCCGCGAGCTCGCCGCCGAGGACCCGTCCTTCGCCGAGGAGGCGCGCGGCCTCGAGACGCAGATCGACGAGCTCACCGACCGGCTGCGCGAGCAACTGCTGCCCAAGGACCCCGACGACGACAAGGACGTCATCCTCGAGATCAAGGCGGGGGAGGGCGGCGCGGAGTCGGCGCTGTTCGCCGGCGACCTGCTGCGCATGTACCTGCGCTACGCCGAGCGCCGCGGCTGGGCGACCGAGGTGCTCGACGCCGTCCCGGCGGAACTGGGCGGCTACAAGGACGTCGCGATCGCGGTGAAGTCGCGCACCGACGAGGGCATCTGGTCGCGGCTGAAGTTCGAGGGCGGCGTGCACCGCGTGCAGCGGGTGCCGGTCACCGAGTCGCAGGGCCGCATCCACACCTCCGCCGTCGGCGTCCTGGTGCTGCCCGAGGCCGAGGACGTCGACGTCACCGTCGACCCGAACGACCTGCGCATCGACGTCTTCCGCTCCAGCGGCCCGGGCGGGCAGAGCGTGAACACCACCGACTCCGCCGTCCGGATCACCCACCTGCCCACCGGCATCGTGGTCAGCTCGCAGAACGAGAAGAGCCAGCTGCAGAACCGCGAGTCGGCGCTGCGCGTGCTGCGCTCCCGGCTGCTGGCCGCCGCCCGCGAGGAGGCCGCGGCCACCGCCAGCGACCAGCGGCGCAGCCAGGTCCGCACCGTCGACCGCAGCGAGCGGGTGCGCACCTACAACTTCCCGGAGAGCCGCATCTCCGACCACCGGGTCGGCTTCAAGGCGCACAACCTCGACCAGGTCCTCGACGGCGAGCTCGACCCGGTCATCGACGCGCTCACCCGCGCGCACACCGCCGAGCTGCTGGCGGCCGGCTCCTGA
- the rho gene encoding transcription termination factor Rho produces the protein MPVAGIIDVLDNYAFVRTSGYLTGPNDVYVSLSQVRRHGLRRGDAITGAVRQPREGERKDKYNALVRLDSVNGLDPEQARNRPEFTKLTPLYPQERLRLETDAHQLTTRVIDLVMPIGKGQRALIVSPPKAGKTMVLQAIANAITTNNPECHLMVVLVDERPEEVTDMQRSVKGEVIASTFDRPPSDHTTVAELSIERAKRLVEMGHDVVVLLDSITRLGRAYNLAAPASGRILSGGVDSTALYPPKRFLGAARNIENGGSLTILASALVETGSTMDTVIFEEFKGTGNAEIKLDRRLADKRVFPAVDVNASGTRKEEILLAPDELAIVIKLRRVLSALEPQQALELLLDKLRKTRNNIEFLMQIQKTTLGPERD, from the coding sequence TTGCCGGTCGCCGGCATCATCGACGTCCTGGACAACTACGCGTTCGTCCGGACCTCGGGTTACCTGACCGGCCCCAACGACGTCTACGTCTCGCTGTCGCAGGTGCGCCGGCACGGTCTGCGCCGCGGTGACGCCATCACCGGCGCCGTCCGCCAGCCGCGCGAGGGCGAGCGCAAGGACAAGTACAACGCGCTGGTCCGGCTCGACTCGGTCAACGGCCTGGACCCCGAGCAGGCGCGCAACCGCCCGGAGTTCACCAAGCTGACGCCGCTCTACCCGCAGGAGCGCCTGCGGCTGGAGACCGACGCGCACCAGCTGACCACCCGGGTCATCGACCTGGTCATGCCGATCGGCAAGGGACAGCGCGCCCTCATCGTGTCGCCGCCCAAGGCCGGCAAGACGATGGTGCTGCAGGCGATCGCCAACGCGATCACCACGAACAACCCCGAGTGCCACCTCATGGTCGTCCTCGTCGACGAGCGGCCCGAGGAGGTCACCGACATGCAGCGCTCGGTGAAGGGCGAGGTCATCGCCTCGACCTTCGACCGGCCGCCGTCGGACCACACCACGGTCGCGGAGCTGTCGATCGAGCGCGCCAAGCGCCTGGTCGAGATGGGCCACGACGTCGTCGTCCTGCTGGACTCGATCACCCGCCTCGGCCGGGCGTACAACCTGGCCGCCCCGGCCAGCGGGCGCATCCTGTCCGGCGGTGTCGACTCCACGGCGCTCTACCCGCCCAAGCGCTTCCTCGGCGCCGCCCGCAACATCGAGAACGGCGGCTCGCTGACCATCCTGGCCTCGGCGCTGGTCGAGACCGGCTCGACGATGGACACGGTCATCTTCGAGGAGTTCAAGGGCACGGGTAACGCGGAGATCAAGCTCGACCGCCGGCTGGCGGACAAGCGGGTCTTCCCGGCCGTCGACGTCAACGCGTCGGGCACCCGCAAGGAGGAGATCCTCCTCGCGCCCGACGAGCTGGCCATCGTCATCAAGCTGCGCCGGGTGCTCTCCGCGCTCGAGCCGCAGCAGGCCCTGGAGCTGCTGCTCGACAAGCTGCGCAAGACGCGCAACAACATCGAGTTCCTCATGCAGATCCAGAAGACCACGCTCGGCCCCGAGCGCGACTAG
- the prmC gene encoding peptide chain release factor N(5)-glutamine methyltransferase, whose product MLADGARRLAGAGVESPRVDAELLLAHVLGVPRAALLTRDDVDDAAAARFAALLDQRAGRVPLQHLTGRAPFRHLELAVGPGVFVPRPETEQLVEWALARLAGVDAPVVVDLGAGSGAIALSLAHEHPGARVTAVERDPQALEWTRHNAALRAAAGDRPVTVLAGDMTDPALLRDLDGTVDLVVSNPPYVPDGARVPREVADHDPPLALWGGPDGLDVVRGLLTTAARLLRPGGALGIEHADQQGSALPALVRGTGEFSDVADHPDLAGRPRFTTARRTARD is encoded by the coding sequence CTGCTCGCCGACGGCGCCCGCCGCCTGGCCGGCGCCGGCGTCGAGTCACCGCGCGTCGACGCCGAGCTGCTGCTCGCCCACGTGCTCGGGGTCCCGCGCGCGGCCCTGCTCACCCGCGACGACGTCGACGACGCGGCCGCCGCCCGCTTCGCCGCGCTGCTCGACCAGCGCGCCGGACGGGTCCCGCTGCAGCACCTCACCGGCCGGGCGCCGTTCCGTCACCTCGAGCTCGCCGTCGGCCCGGGCGTGTTCGTGCCGCGGCCGGAGACCGAGCAGCTCGTCGAGTGGGCGCTGGCGCGGCTCGCCGGCGTCGACGCGCCGGTCGTCGTCGACCTGGGCGCGGGGTCGGGCGCGATCGCGCTGTCACTCGCCCACGAGCACCCCGGCGCGCGGGTCACCGCCGTCGAGCGCGACCCGCAGGCCCTCGAGTGGACGCGGCACAACGCCGCCCTGCGCGCGGCCGCCGGCGACCGCCCGGTGACGGTGCTCGCCGGGGACATGACCGACCCCGCGCTGCTGCGCGACCTCGACGGCACGGTCGACCTCGTCGTCTCCAACCCGCCCTACGTGCCCGACGGCGCCCGGGTGCCACGGGAGGTCGCCGACCACGACCCGCCGCTCGCGCTGTGGGGCGGCCCCGACGGCCTCGACGTCGTCCGCGGCCTGCTGACGACGGCGGCCCGGCTGCTGCGCCCCGGCGGCGCGCTGGGCATCGAGCACGCCGACCAGCAGGGGAGTGCGCTGCCCGCGCTGGTGCGCGGGACCGGCGAGTTCTCCGACGTCGCCGACCACCCGGACCTCGCCGGGCGCCCCCGCTTCACGACCGCCCGCCGGACCGCGCGAGACTGA
- a CDS encoding L-threonylcarbamoyladenylate synthase: MADLYDCTDPEQLAAGLDAAAAAIARGELVLVPTDTVYGVAADAFSPTAVAGLLAAKNRGRAMPVPVLVGEASTLAGLTMSVPRVAQRLAEAFWPGGLTLVIEHAPSLAWDLGDAEGTVAVRLPDDDVARALLRRTGPLAVSSANRSGRPAATSADEATAQLGEHAAVVLDGGPRAGSTASTIVDCTGPVPRVLRIGAVPVERLREVVPETTD; the protein is encoded by the coding sequence GTGGCCGACCTCTACGACTGCACCGACCCCGAGCAGCTGGCGGCGGGTCTGGACGCCGCCGCCGCGGCGATCGCCCGCGGCGAGCTGGTGCTCGTCCCCACCGACACCGTCTACGGCGTGGCCGCCGACGCGTTCTCGCCCACGGCGGTCGCCGGGCTGCTGGCGGCGAAGAACCGCGGCCGCGCGATGCCGGTGCCCGTGCTCGTCGGGGAGGCCTCGACGCTGGCCGGCCTGACGATGAGCGTGCCGCGGGTGGCGCAGCGGCTGGCCGAGGCGTTCTGGCCCGGGGGACTCACCCTCGTCATCGAGCACGCGCCGTCGCTGGCCTGGGACCTCGGTGACGCCGAGGGGACCGTCGCCGTCCGCCTCCCCGACGACGACGTCGCCCGCGCCCTGCTGCGCCGCACCGGCCCGCTGGCGGTCAGCAGTGCCAACCGCTCCGGCCGGCCCGCCGCCACCAGCGCGGACGAGGCGACGGCGCAGCTCGGGGAGCACGCCGCGGTGGTCCTCGACGGCGGCCCGCGGGCCGGTTCGACGGCGAGCACGATCGTCGACTGCACCGGCCCGGTGCCGCGGGTGCTGCGGATCGGCGCCGTCCCGGTCGAGCGGCTGCGCGAGGTCGTCCCCGAGACGACCGACTGA
- a CDS encoding glycosyltransferase family 4 protein — MREYAVVLLTAGLVTFLATPVVRIAAVRLRMMAAPRERDVHVIPTPRGGGVAMYLGVAAAVMVATRLPALQRTFDDSQTAAVLVAGGLICLLGVLDDKFGLDALTKLTGQIAAAGVMVLLGVQLAFLFLPFADIGTISFGPDVGVPLTILLTVLVVNALNFIDGLDGLAAGVSAIAALAFFAYSYNLSRVGYDEVASAPALITAVLAGACLGFLPHNFSPARIFMGDSGSMLVGLMLSAAAVSATGRVDAQSFDSAASLLPLALPLLVPIAVLFIPFVDLLLAVIRRTRRGQSPFSPDKMHLHHRLLSIGHSHRRAVLTMYFWAALLSFGAVALSVTGGTVELLVVIGVLLVVGVVVVLGPHARRAAREARAAEIAAQRRRSRAAHPTARAHRSTRHPAGATSSTGAPASTGAPASTGAPASTPTTGAPASTLPPAAPVPSAPASGTPAPRAAGVGRGLQ; from the coding sequence GTGCGCGAGTACGCCGTCGTCCTGCTCACCGCGGGCCTGGTCACCTTCCTGGCCACCCCGGTCGTGCGGATCGCGGCGGTGCGGCTGCGCATGATGGCCGCGCCCCGCGAGCGCGACGTGCACGTCATCCCCACGCCGCGCGGCGGGGGAGTGGCCATGTACCTCGGCGTGGCGGCGGCGGTGATGGTGGCCACCCGGTTGCCGGCCCTGCAGCGCACCTTCGACGACTCGCAGACCGCCGCGGTGCTCGTCGCCGGCGGGCTCATCTGCCTGCTCGGCGTGCTCGACGACAAGTTCGGCCTCGACGCGCTCACCAAGCTCACCGGCCAGATCGCCGCGGCCGGCGTCATGGTGCTGCTCGGCGTCCAGCTGGCGTTCCTCTTCCTGCCGTTCGCCGACATCGGGACCATCTCCTTCGGTCCGGACGTCGGCGTGCCGCTGACCATCCTGCTGACCGTCCTCGTGGTCAACGCGCTCAACTTCATCGACGGCCTCGACGGCCTGGCCGCGGGCGTCTCGGCGATCGCCGCACTGGCGTTCTTCGCCTACAGCTACAACCTCAGCCGCGTCGGCTACGACGAGGTGGCCAGCGCCCCCGCCCTGATCACGGCCGTGCTCGCCGGGGCCTGCCTGGGGTTCCTGCCGCACAACTTCAGCCCGGCGCGGATCTTCATGGGCGACTCCGGGTCGATGCTCGTGGGCCTGATGCTGTCGGCCGCCGCGGTGAGCGCCACCGGCCGCGTCGACGCCCAGTCCTTCGACTCCGCCGCCAGCCTGCTGCCCCTCGCGCTGCCGCTCCTGGTGCCGATCGCGGTGCTCTTCATCCCGTTCGTCGACCTGCTCCTCGCGGTGATCCGGCGGACGCGCCGTGGGCAGTCGCCGTTCTCGCCGGACAAGATGCACCTGCACCACCGGCTGCTGTCCATCGGGCACTCGCACCGCCGGGCGGTGCTGACCATGTACTTCTGGGCGGCTCTCCTGTCCTTCGGCGCGGTGGCCCTCTCGGTCACCGGCGGGACGGTCGAGCTGCTCGTCGTGATCGGGGTGCTGCTCGTCGTGGGTGTCGTCGTCGTCCTGGGCCCGCACGCCCGCCGTGCCGCCCGCGAGGCCCGGGCGGCCGAGATCGCCGCGCAACGCCGGCGCAGCCGGGCCGCCCACCCGACCGCCCGGGCGCACCGCTCGACCAGACACCCGGCGGGCGCCACGTCGTCCACGGGTGCTCCGGCGTCCACGGGTGCTCCGGCGTCCACGGGGGCTCCGGCGTCCACGCCCACCACGGGTGCTCCGGCGTCCACGCTGCCGCCGGCCGCCCCCGTGCCGTCGGCGCCGGCGTCCGGGACCCCCGCCCCGCGCGCGGCCGGCGTCGGCCGGGGACTGCAGTGA
- the rpmE gene encoding 50S ribosomal protein L31: MKPGIHPEYHTTTVTCGCGNTFTTRSTAPSGQLTVETCSACHPFYTGKQRILDTGGRVARFEKRFGKRGATAAK, from the coding sequence ATGAAGCCCGGTATCCACCCCGAGTACCACACCACCACGGTCACCTGTGGGTGTGGGAACACCTTCACCACCCGCAGCACCGCGCCCAGCGGCCAGCTCACCGTCGAGACCTGCTCGGCCTGCCACCCCTTCTACACCGGCAAGCAGCGCATCCTCGACACCGGTGGCCGCGTGGCCCGCTTCGAGAAGCGGTTCGGCAAGCGCGGCGCGACCGCCGCCAAGTAG
- the thrB gene encoding homoserine kinase, with translation MRVRVPATSANLGPAFDCAGLALTLHDVVEFAVRDGGLTVDVSGVGAGELPTDESHLVVRAFRAACEQLGWSPPGLCVRAVNAIPQGRGMGSSAAAVVAGVVGAWALCPGVEAVDRDAVLRLVSELEGHPDNVAACLLGGATLSWTTPEGARADRLPVSDEVVPVVLVPEATLSTHLARTLLPADVPHADAAFNAARAALLVHALVAEPSQLLEATEDRLHQRQRGDAMPGTIALVDRLRAAGHAAVVSGAGPSVLVLAQRVSGGPDPVRQVTDLTPEGWRVYPLEVDSGGARVTRVAPGVSSS, from the coding sequence GTGCGGGTCCGCGTGCCCGCGACCAGTGCCAACCTCGGCCCCGCCTTCGACTGCGCCGGCCTCGCGCTGACGCTGCACGACGTCGTCGAGTTCGCCGTCCGCGACGGCGGCCTCACCGTGGACGTGAGCGGCGTCGGGGCGGGGGAGCTGCCCACCGACGAGTCGCACCTGGTCGTGCGCGCCTTCCGCGCCGCGTGCGAGCAGCTCGGGTGGAGCCCGCCCGGGCTGTGCGTGCGCGCCGTGAACGCCATCCCGCAGGGGCGGGGGATGGGGTCCTCGGCCGCCGCCGTCGTCGCCGGCGTGGTGGGTGCCTGGGCGCTGTGCCCTGGAGTCGAGGCGGTCGACCGCGACGCGGTCCTGCGGCTGGTCAGCGAACTCGAGGGCCACCCCGACAACGTGGCCGCCTGCCTCCTCGGCGGCGCGACGCTGTCGTGGACGACGCCGGAGGGTGCGCGGGCCGACCGGCTGCCGGTCAGCGACGAGGTGGTGCCGGTCGTGCTCGTCCCGGAGGCGACGCTGTCGACCCACCTGGCGCGCACGCTGCTGCCCGCCGACGTGCCGCACGCGGACGCCGCCTTCAACGCCGCCCGCGCGGCCCTGCTGGTGCACGCCCTCGTCGCCGAGCCGTCGCAGTTGCTCGAGGCCACCGAGGACCGGCTGCACCAGCGGCAGCGCGGGGACGCCATGCCGGGGACGATCGCGCTCGTCGACCGGCTGCGCGCCGCGGGTCACGCCGCGGTGGTGTCCGGCGCCGGGCCGAGCGTCCTGGTGCTCGCGCAGCGGGTCTCGGGCGGTCCCGACCCCGTGCGGCAGGTGACCGACCTCACCCCGGAGGGGTGGCGCGTGTACCCCCTGGAGGTGGACTCGGGCGGCGCCCGGGTGACCCGTGTGGCGCCTGGGGTATCGTCTTCGTAA
- a CDS encoding Rho termination factor N-terminal domain-containing protein, with product MSETTDLATAGAPEGAAGEAPAAAGTAGRSRRRGSGLAGMLLPELQRLAAELGIPGTGRMRKGDLVAAISARQVGSGAPGNGVPAPSAPADAAPAATEPPAAEPRAAEAPAAPEARGVAATAAPLEAPISGGANGGPLTATPDAGTAPSPTPRRGRAAPSPGGQPPRRRPVGRAGRRHAVRRHAGCRRGAVRRRGRAVRPARGADRGRPPRRGAHRRRARRG from the coding sequence GTGAGCGAAACCACCGACCTCGCGACCGCCGGCGCCCCCGAGGGCGCCGCGGGCGAGGCCCCCGCTGCCGCCGGCACGGCGGGCCGGTCCCGCCGCCGCGGCAGCGGGCTGGCCGGCATGCTGCTCCCCGAGCTGCAGCGGCTGGCGGCCGAGCTGGGCATCCCCGGTACCGGCCGCATGCGCAAGGGCGACCTCGTCGCCGCCATCTCCGCCCGTCAGGTCGGCAGCGGCGCCCCGGGCAACGGTGTCCCGGCGCCCAGCGCCCCGGCCGACGCGGCGCCTGCTGCCACCGAGCCGCCCGCTGCCGAGCCGCGCGCTGCCGAGGCGCCCGCCGCCCCCGAGGCGCGCGGCGTCGCCGCGACCGCCGCGCCGCTCGAGGCCCCGATCAGCGGGGGCGCCAACGGCGGTCCGCTGACCGCCACCCCGGACGCCGGCACCGCCCCGTCCCCGACGCCCCGCCGAGGGCGCGCCGCGCCGTCGCCGGGCGGCCAGCCGCCCCGCCGGCGCCCCGTCGGACGCGCGGGTCGCCGACACGCCGTCCGCCGACACGCCGGCTGCCGCCGAGGCGCCGTCCGCCGTCGCGGACGCGCCGTCCGCCCCGCCCGCGGAGCGGACCGAGGGCGACCGCCCCGCCGGGGAGCGCACCGACGGCGAGCGCGCCGAGGGTGA